AGCCACGTCGCCTCCTCATTACTCCCGATCGCGTATACGCGCCGGCCGAAAGTGGTGTGCTTCAAAACAATGTATAGTACTGCAAAAGCAATGACCATCCAAATGATCGGCATTGGAATTTGCAGAAAATACCCTTTTCCAAACGCAGCGAAATCCTTGTTCAAACCGGTAATCGGTCTACCGTCCGTGTAGACGAGCGTGAATCCCCGGAAAACGGTCATTGTCGCCAATGTCACGATAAACGGCGCCAATCTTCCCTTGGCCACCAGAGCCCCATTGATGGCGCCCATCAGCATACCTGCCCCAAGCCCTGCGATAACAGCAATCCAAGTATCCGTTCCGCCGGCCATCAAGCCCGCTGCCACCGCGCTCGACAGGGCAAGTATTGAACCGACCGATAGATCGATGCCGCCTGTCAAGATGACGAACGTCATTCCGAATGCGATCAGCGCATTAATGGAAACCTGCCGGAGAACGTTAAGGAGATTGTCGACGGACAGAAAGTTGTCTGCCGTAACCGATAATACGACGATAATCAGAAGTAATCCGATTACCGAACCAAGCCCCTGCAGCTTGAATCCTTTCCGTTTTTGAATGCCAATTACATCAGCTTGCATGCTGTTGTCCTCCCCCGGTTGCACAAAGCATAATTTTTTCCTGCGTAGCTTCTTCTCGCGTAAACTCTCCCGTCAGTTTCCCTTCATGCATGACGAGAATTCGGTCGCTCATCCCGAGCACCTCGGGAAGCTCGGAGGAAATCATAAGGATGGCAACTCCATTGGCCGCAAGTCTGTTCATCAGGTCATAAATTTCTTTTTTGGCTCCGATATCGACGCCCCTTGTCGGCTCGTCCAAAATAAATACCTGCGGACTTGTCGCAAGCCATTTTCCGATTACCACCTTCTGCTGATTGCCTCCGCTCAGCGACCCTACCGTTTGAGCGCCGCTTGACGCTTTGATGAACAGCTGCTTGATCATCGTTTCGGACAAAAACTGTTCTTTGGAACCGCTCATAAATCCCAGCTTTGACAGCGACTTAAGATTCGGCATCGACAAATTGTCGCTGACGGACATCGGAAGAAGCAGCCCCTCGTCCTTCCGGTCCTCCGTTACCAACGCAATACCCGCCCGAATCGCATCGGCCGGTTTGCCGATATCTACCGGCTTGCCGTTGACATAGATAGTTCCCCTATCTATCGGGGTCACGCCGAACAGCGCTTTGGCTAGTTCCGTGCGGCCAGCTCCCATCAGACCCGCCAGCCCTACAATTTCACCAGCCCTGACAGAAAACGAAATATCGTTTAAGATGCCTTGTTGCGATAACCCTTCAACCTTCAGCTTGTCCTCGCCATATTTAATCTCCACTTTGGGGAACCTGTCTTTGATTTCCCGACCGACCATCATCTTGACAATTTGGTCCATATTCGTTTCCTGGACTCGTTCGGTGCCGATATAGCGGCCGTCGCGCATCACCGTTATCCGGTCGCATATCTTGAATATCTCTTCCATCCGGTGGGAAATGTAGATCATCCCGACGCCCTGTTTCCGAAGGGAAGCGATTGCAACAAAGAGCGCTTCGATCTCCCGGTCTGTGAGGGCCGCCGTTGGTTCGTCCAATACTAATATTTCAGTATTGACGGAAAGGGCTTTAGCTATTTCTACCATCTGCTGCTGGCCGACCGACAGCTCGCCGACGACCGTTTCCGGATCGATTGTCAATCCAAGCTGAGACAAAAACCGGGTGGATTCCTTCTTCATCCTGCGCCAATTGATCAGCCTGGTCGGTCCGTACGTGAATTCCCTTCCGAGAAAGATGTTTTCCATTACCGTCAAGTGCGGAATAAGGTTTAACTCCTGGTGGATCATGACGATGCCCAGCTGCTGTGCAGCAGAGGGTGTTGCCAGCTGCTGCTCAGCACCCTTAACTGCTACCGTTCCGCCGTCCCGCGCGTAGATTCCGTTCAGAATCTTCATCAAAGTCGACTTGCCCGCGCCGTTCTCACCCATCAAGGCATGCACTTCGCCGTTTTCCAAAGAAAACTGCACCTGTTCCAGTACTTTCACCCCGGAGAAGCTTTTATCGATTCCCTTCATCTCCAACAGCTGCGCTGTCAATATGATTACCTCCTAAGCGTTTTCGGAGAAAACGCAGCTTCGTAAGCATAAGCAAGGCATTTTCGAATGAAAATGCTACTTCGTAAGCATAAACTTGGCGTTTTCGGAGAAAACGCAGCTTCGTAAGCATAGACTTGGCATTTTCGAATGAAAATGCTACTTCGTAAGCATAAACTTGGCGTTTTCGGAGAAAACGCAGCTTCGTAAGCATAGACTTGGCATTTTCGAATGAAAATGCCACTTCGTAAGCATAAGCTAAAAAGTGACCCCTGCATGTAAGATGACGTTGGCGTAAGCCGTGCATTCACCAGTGCGAATGACCGCTTTCGCTTGGCCGGTGAGCGACTTGAACCGCTCGTGGGAGACGCTCTGCGCCTCTGCCCCGTCCAGCGCCTGCTGCGTAAATTTCAGCAGCTCCGGATTTGCCTTCTTCATTTCTTCCGCTACCGTGTATTGCTGTACCTGCATTTCCACCAAAATGGTCTCCAGCGTTTCCAGGTAACCAGGTACGCCCCGCTTTAATGCAAGATCTATACGTTTCACGCCCGGCGGTATCGGCAGCCCGCTATCCGCGATGACGATCGTGTCCGTGTGCCCCAGCTCGCTGATCAATTTGGACAGCTCGCTGTTGATTATTCCGATTTTTTTCATCTTCCGCTACACTCCTGTTGTCTTCTGTTCCGCCGCGAAACGCAGCGCTTCTTCCTCTGTAGGCATTCCAGCTTGCGCGCCGAATTTCGTTACGGCAAGAGCGGAGACCAGCGACGCGAAGTCAATCGCCTCGTCAAGAGTGCTACCAGCCGCTATTGAGCGCGCCAGGCCAGCGTTGTAGCAATCTCCTGCGCCAGTCGTATCAACGACCGGCACTTTATAACCCGGCTTGAGACGCAGGGCACCGTCTTCCGATAAATACGCAGATCCTTCTGAACCGAGCGTCGTGACGATATGGGCAGCACCCATCTCCTTCATTCGCAGCATGGCCTCTTGAAGCGATTCCCCTTCGGCATTCATGCCGGTGTACCGTCCGAGCTCCGTCCGGTTTGGCGTGAAATAGTCTACAAGCCCAAACAGTTCTTCCGGCAGCGTCTGTGCGGGCGCGGGATTGAGCACGACTGTTTTACCGAGCGACTTCGCTTTTCTGGCCGCATATACGACCGTCTCCACCGGGATTTCCAGCTGCAGCAGGACAATATCGGCCTGCCTCAGCTTATCCTCGTGACGGTCGATGTCGGCCGGCTCCACCCGGTAATTGGCCCCCGGCACAACGACGATACTGTTGTCTCCTTCGGCTACATAAATGGATGCAATGCCTGTGGCCATCCCCGCGACACGTTTCACTCCGGTGATATCCACACCATCCTCCAGCAGGCTTCCTAGCAGCTGCTCGCCGAATGCATCCTCGCCGACCGCACCGATCAGCGCGGTCTCCGCACCCAAGCGGGCTCCGGCTACCGCCTGATTGGCGCCTTTCCCGCCGGGAATGAAACGAACCCTCTCTCCCAGCAGGGTTTCCCCTACCTGCGGATAACGCTCGGTTTCGACCACAATATCCATATTCAAGCTGCCGATGACAACCAGCCTAGGCTTGTTCATTTGTCCATTCACTCCCTTA
This is a stretch of genomic DNA from Paenibacillus sp. sptzw28. It encodes these proteins:
- the rbsD gene encoding D-ribose pyranase yields the protein MKKIGIINSELSKLISELGHTDTIVIADSGLPIPPGVKRIDLALKRGVPGYLETLETILVEMQVQQYTVAEEMKKANPELLKFTQQALDGAEAQSVSHERFKSLTGQAKAVIRTGECTAYANVILHAGVTF
- a CDS encoding ATP-binding cassette domain-containing protein; amino-acid sequence: MTAQLLEMKGIDKSFSGVKVLEQVQFSLENGEVHALMGENGAGKSTLMKILNGIYARDGGTVAVKGAEQQLATPSAAQQLGIVMIHQELNLIPHLTVMENIFLGREFTYGPTRLINWRRMKKESTRFLSQLGLTIDPETVVGELSVGQQQMVEIAKALSVNTEILVLDEPTAALTDREIEALFVAIASLRKQGVGMIYISHRMEEIFKICDRITVMRDGRYIGTERVQETNMDQIVKMMVGREIKDRFPKVEIKYGEDKLKVEGLSQQGILNDISFSVRAGEIVGLAGLMGAGRTELAKALFGVTPIDRGTIYVNGKPVDIGKPADAIRAGIALVTEDRKDEGLLLPMSVSDNLSMPNLKSLSKLGFMSGSKEQFLSETMIKQLFIKASSGAQTVGSLSGGNQQKVVIGKWLATSPQVFILDEPTRGVDIGAKKEIYDLMNRLAANGVAILMISSELPEVLGMSDRILVMHEGKLTGEFTREEATQEKIMLCATGGGQQHAS
- the rbsK gene encoding ribokinase, producing MNKPRLVVIGSLNMDIVVETERYPQVGETLLGERVRFIPGGKGANQAVAGARLGAETALIGAVGEDAFGEQLLGSLLEDGVDITGVKRVAGMATGIASIYVAEGDNSIVVVPGANYRVEPADIDRHEDKLRQADIVLLQLEIPVETVVYAARKAKSLGKTVVLNPAPAQTLPEELFGLVDYFTPNRTELGRYTGMNAEGESLQEAMLRMKEMGAAHIVTTLGSEGSAYLSEDGALRLKPGYKVPVVDTTGAGDCYNAGLARSIAAGSTLDEAIDFASLVSALAVTKFGAQAGMPTEEEALRFAAEQKTTGV
- a CDS encoding ABC transporter permease; the encoded protein is MQADVIGIQKRKGFKLQGLGSVIGLLLIIVVLSVTADNFLSVDNLLNVLRQVSINALIAFGMTFVILTGGIDLSVGSILALSSAVAAGLMAGGTDTWIAVIAGLGAGMLMGAINGALVAKGRLAPFIVTLATMTVFRGFTLVYTDGRPITGLNKDFAAFGKGYFLQIPMPIIWMVIAFAVLYIVLKHTTFGRRVYAIGSNEEATWLSGISTSKVKIMVYSISGLLAAVSGIILTSRLNSAQPTAGASYELDAIAAVVLGGTSLSGGRGRIVGTLIGAVIIGVLDNGLNLLNVSSFYQQVVKGAVILIAVLFDRSKKRK